A single window of Paraburkholderia youngii DNA harbors:
- a CDS encoding response regulator — protein sequence MTDLAALVAHKGTILIVDDTPGNLGVIVDSFEAHGIRVLTALDGTEAVERAVFAQADVILLEVEMPGIDGFETCRRLKHDERTCDIPVIFMTSLTGNADRVEGFLVGGVDYVTKPLRVDETLARVGVHLELRMMHKQVLAQNHLLLAEVAVRKKTEAVLSAARDDLEHRVSLRAEELAHANTSLLAQIDERRRADARLKESEARFRAIVETSPVPLCITSMPDGHILYTNRPLRELFGMEEASSANIDDFYAERGEHERLIEHLQTKGGLRNTEVKLRRLDGTRFWAMVTARVATYDDSPAIYVGLNDITGRKQMEQELVESREEQRELSAYMEAIREEERRRIAMEIHDELGQLLTALKMDVSLLKMRIAYDAEASKKADDMRQLVEGTISMVRNVASHLRPAALNFGIASALEWLVDEFNLRNAIVCELRIEGGEPSLSDSHATALFRIAQASLTNVARHADATHVEVTLVSTAAKLLLQVRDDGRGFDQQVVRGDYSYGLLGMNERARLIGGSLSIESAPGAGTMVSIHIPLDGGLRT from the coding sequence ATGACCGATTTGGCCGCTTTAGTCGCGCACAAGGGCACGATTCTTATCGTCGACGATACGCCGGGGAATCTTGGTGTGATTGTCGACAGCTTCGAGGCGCACGGCATTCGGGTGCTGACGGCGCTCGATGGTACTGAAGCGGTCGAGCGTGCGGTCTTTGCGCAGGCGGACGTGATCCTGCTCGAAGTGGAGATGCCAGGCATCGACGGCTTCGAGACCTGTCGACGCCTCAAGCACGATGAGCGCACGTGCGACATCCCGGTCATATTCATGACCTCGCTCACAGGCAACGCGGACCGCGTCGAAGGTTTTTTGGTGGGCGGCGTCGATTATGTAACCAAGCCGTTACGTGTCGATGAGACGCTGGCTCGCGTTGGCGTGCACCTTGAGCTGCGGATGATGCACAAGCAGGTGCTCGCGCAGAACCACCTGCTGCTCGCGGAAGTAGCCGTGCGAAAGAAGACGGAAGCGGTGCTATCGGCAGCGCGCGACGATCTGGAGCACCGCGTCTCGTTGCGCGCCGAAGAGCTCGCGCATGCCAACACGAGCTTGCTGGCGCAGATCGACGAGCGGAGGCGTGCAGACGCTCGTCTCAAGGAAAGCGAGGCTCGCTTTCGCGCGATTGTCGAAACGAGTCCGGTGCCGCTGTGCATCACGTCGATGCCTGACGGACACATCCTGTACACAAACCGGCCGCTGCGTGAGCTCTTCGGTATGGAAGAAGCCTCGTCCGCCAATATCGACGATTTCTATGCCGAACGTGGCGAGCATGAGCGTCTGATCGAGCATCTACAAACGAAGGGTGGCTTGCGCAATACAGAAGTCAAATTGCGGCGTCTTGACGGTACACGATTCTGGGCGATGGTGACGGCACGCGTTGCGACTTACGACGATTCTCCGGCGATCTATGTTGGCCTGAACGACATCACTGGGCGCAAGCAAATGGAGCAGGAACTCGTCGAATCGCGCGAGGAGCAGCGCGAACTGTCCGCGTATATGGAGGCGATTCGCGAAGAAGAAAGAAGGCGCATTGCGATGGAAATTCACGACGAACTGGGGCAATTGCTGACTGCGCTTAAGATGGACGTGTCCCTGCTCAAAATGCGTATAGCGTACGACGCGGAAGCGTCAAAAAAAGCCGACGATATGCGCCAACTAGTCGAAGGCACGATCTCGATGGTGCGAAATGTCGCGAGCCATTTGCGGCCCGCCGCGCTCAACTTCGGAATTGCGTCTGCCCTTGAATGGCTTGTCGACGAGTTCAACCTCCGGAATGCTATTGTGTGTGAATTGCGCATCGAAGGCGGAGAACCCTCGCTGTCCGATTCACATGCCACGGCCTTGTTCCGCATCGCACAGGCGTCGCTGACGAACGTCGCGCGGCATGCCGACGCCACACATGTCGAGGTGACGCTTGTTTCGACGGCGGCGAAGCTCCTGCTGCAGGTGCGTGACGATGGCCGCGGCTTCGACCAGCAAGTCGTGAGGGGCGACTATTCATATGGCCTGCTCGGCATGAACGAACGCGCGCGGCTGATTGGCGGATCGCTTTCAATCGAAAGTGCGCCGGGCGCGGGCACCATGGTTTCAATTCACATTCCGCTCGATGGCGGACTTCGAACATGA
- the cyoC gene encoding cytochrome o ubiquinol oxidase subunit III: MLQKTVGVDFSEVDYQDHPQSHSVFGFWVYLMTDCMLFAALFATFSVLRHQFAGGPTGHDLFDLSGVALGTSVLLLSSITYGFAMLGVPRARSGVVLGWLVITFILGASFLALELCEFSQLIAEGAGPQRSAFLSAFFTLVTAHGIHVFFGLLWMLVLMIQVLRVPQLGEQEVRRLTCLSLFWHFLDVVWIFVFSFVYLGSML; encoded by the coding sequence ATGTTACAGAAAACCGTTGGCGTAGATTTTTCAGAAGTCGATTATCAAGATCATCCACAATCGCACTCGGTGTTCGGCTTCTGGGTGTATCTGATGACCGACTGTATGCTGTTCGCGGCGCTCTTTGCTACGTTCAGCGTGCTGAGGCACCAGTTCGCCGGTGGCCCTACGGGTCACGATCTCTTCGATCTATCGGGCGTGGCGCTGGGAACCTCTGTGCTGTTGCTTTCTAGCATCACCTATGGTTTCGCGATGTTGGGTGTGCCGCGGGCAAGGAGCGGTGTCGTGCTCGGTTGGCTCGTGATCACATTCATTCTTGGCGCGTCGTTCCTCGCGCTCGAACTTTGCGAGTTCTCGCAGCTGATCGCGGAAGGCGCGGGTCCGCAGCGCAGCGCGTTTCTCTCAGCCTTCTTTACGCTCGTCACTGCGCACGGAATTCACGTTTTCTTCGGCCTGCTGTGGATGCTCGTACTGATGATCCAAGTGCTGCGGGTGCCTCAGCTTGGTGAGCAGGAGGTCCGGCGGCTAACGTGCCTGAGCCTATTCTGGCACTTCCTCGACGTAGTATGGATCTTCGTGTTTTCTTTCGTCTATCTGGGGAGCATGCTCTAA
- the cyoD gene encoding cytochrome o ubiquinol oxidase subunit IV: MDYAQTHAGLHGSLTRYLAGFFLSVLLTAGAFGVGLYDAIDATTAMIAIAVLGFLQVVVHLVCFLHLTLSPGQGWNVLSLCYTILAAAFLILGTVWVMRNVEMLMMSR; this comes from the coding sequence ATGGATTATGCACAGACTCACGCGGGGTTGCATGGCAGCCTCACTAGGTACCTCGCGGGCTTCTTTTTGTCGGTATTACTTACGGCCGGCGCATTCGGTGTCGGGCTGTACGATGCCATCGATGCAACTACGGCCATGATCGCGATCGCCGTACTCGGCTTTTTGCAAGTCGTCGTGCACCTTGTGTGCTTCCTACATCTGACCCTCTCGCCTGGGCAGGGATGGAACGTGCTTTCACTCTGCTACACCATACTAGCCGCTGCGTTTCTGATCCTCGGCACGGTCTGGGTGATGCGGAATGTCGAGATGCTGATGATGTCGCGTTAG
- a CDS encoding IS5 family transposase codes for MTQLGLGLDLSTKRTRKREFLDEMRRVVPWSRLIALIEPHYPRGKTGRPPFPIATMPQIHFMQQWFGLSDPAMEEALYDVPLYREFAGLDEGMTRLPDESTILRFRHLLETHGLAAQMLTLVNEILSEKGLMLKVGSAVDATLISAPTSTKNGSGTRDPEMHQTKKGNQWYFGMKAHVGVDAESGLVHTVIGTAANVHDINAAEALLHGQEMDVYADAGYQGIEKRCQVSAVRWHVAMRPGRRRQLDLTDRLDAIFDQIERLKAGIRAKVEHPFRVLKQQFGYTKTRYRGLMKNTAQITTLFALGNLWMARKALWNA; via the coding sequence ATGACACAGCTTGGTCTTGGTCTGGATCTTTCAACGAAACGCACGCGCAAGCGGGAATTTCTCGATGAGATGAGGCGCGTTGTGCCATGGTCGAGGTTGATTGCGTTGATCGAACCGCACTATCCAAGGGGTAAGACTGGAAGGCCGCCGTTTCCTATTGCGACGATGCCGCAGATCCACTTCATGCAGCAGTGGTTTGGTCTGTCAGACCCGGCGATGGAAGAGGCGCTTTATGACGTGCCGCTGTATCGTGAATTTGCTGGGCTGGACGAGGGTATGACGCGTTTGCCGGACGAGAGCACGATTCTCCGGTTCCGTCACCTTCTCGAAACGCACGGCCTGGCTGCGCAGATGCTAACGCTGGTCAATGAGATCCTGAGCGAGAAAGGCTTGATGCTGAAGGTGGGGTCGGCGGTCGACGCTACCTTGATTTCCGCACCCACTTCGACGAAGAACGGCTCTGGTACACGGGACCCGGAAATGCACCAGACGAAGAAGGGAAATCAATGGTACTTCGGGATGAAAGCGCACGTCGGCGTGGACGCAGAGTCGGGCCTGGTCCACACGGTCATCGGCACAGCCGCCAACGTTCATGACATCAATGCGGCCGAAGCGCTGTTGCACGGCCAGGAAATGGATGTGTACGCTGACGCCGGATATCAGGGTATCGAAAAGCGCTGCCAGGTAAGCGCGGTTCGCTGGCATGTCGCGATGCGACCAGGCAGGCGCAGACAACTGGACCTAACCGATCGGCTGGACGCGATATTCGATCAGATTGAACGCCTGAAGGCCGGCATCCGCGCCAAGGTTGAACATCCGTTCCGCGTCCTCAAACAGCAGTTTGGCTATACGAAGACCCGGTACCGGGGGTTGATGAAGAACACCGCCCAGATCACGACACTATTTGCTCTGGGCAACCTGTGGATGGCACGCAAGGCTTTGTGGAACGCTTGA
- a CDS encoding response regulator, with protein MIRILIADDHAIVRGGLRQIIATTSDIVVVAEAAQGSEVIDGLRSRVVALLLLDTTMPGISGIVLIRRVRAEHPSLPALVLSIHDEPQVASRALRAGATGYLTKDSDPEVLLAAIRKLAEGGRFLDPELVDAMVFDTQRDDVPPHKVLSDREFQVLQMLGAGRSINEIAETCTLSAKTISTHKMRLMRKLGLSNNAELIGYAIRHGLIVE; from the coding sequence ATGATCAGGATACTCATCGCAGACGATCATGCAATCGTCCGTGGTGGACTCAGACAAATCATAGCTACTACGAGCGATATCGTCGTTGTGGCGGAAGCGGCACAGGGGTCAGAAGTGATCGATGGGTTGCGCTCGCGGGTAGTCGCCCTTTTGTTGCTCGACACGACGATGCCAGGCATCAGCGGTATCGTCCTGATTCGCAGAGTACGGGCGGAACATCCTTCATTGCCGGCGCTCGTACTGAGCATTCACGATGAGCCTCAAGTTGCGTCCCGCGCACTGCGCGCGGGAGCGACGGGGTATCTGACCAAGGACAGTGACCCGGAAGTGCTGCTCGCAGCGATCCGCAAGCTCGCGGAGGGCGGGCGTTTCCTCGACCCGGAGCTTGTCGATGCAATGGTCTTCGATACTCAGCGCGACGACGTGCCTCCTCATAAAGTACTGTCGGATCGCGAATTCCAGGTGCTGCAGATGCTCGGGGCGGGCAGGAGCATCAATGAAATCGCCGAGACATGTACGCTCAGTGCGAAAACTATCAGTACACACAAGATGCGATTAATGCGCAAACTCGGGCTGTCCAACAACGCCGAGTTGATTGGATACGCGATCCGGCATGGGCTGATCGTCGAGTAG
- a CDS encoding IS3 family transposase (programmed frameshift), which yields MSQLKRARYTLEFKLEAVRLVKAGQSLAAVSAILGVSSQTISNWVQADRKGTLVGPGTKPVTEEQMELARLRAENARLKMERDILKKAGSVLCERIAVKYAFIEREHKRWPASLLCELLEVSPSGYHQRRQRAAAGRERHGPVRISDDAVLANIRAIHAQVKGEYGWPRMTKELVARGVRVGKERVRHLMARHGIRARHKRKFIATTNSNHNLPVAPNLLKRNFTTSAPNQVWTSDITYCATAEGWVYLAVIIDLFSRQVVGWSMQPHMKAELVTDALRMAWFRRRPPPGLIMHSDRGSQYCSGLFQDTLKAYGMRSSMSRRGDCWDNAPTESLWGSLKVGRLHGRHFATRRAVMDEIVDWLGFYNAHRLHSTLDYVSSMTFEKNWLAAHRAA from the exons ATGAGCCAATTGAAGCGTGCGCGGTACACCCTGGAATTCAAGCTGGAGGCGGTGCGGCTGGTGAAGGCCGGCCAGAGCCTGGCAGCGGTGTCGGCGATTCTGGGGGTGTCGAGCCAGACGATCTCGAACTGGGTGCAGGCGGACCGAAAAGGAACGCTGGTCGGCCCGGGTACGAAGCCGGTAACCGAGGAGCAGATGGAGCTGGCTCGACTGCGTGCGGAGAATGCGCGACTGAAGATGGAGCGCGACATTCTAAAAAAGGCGG GCAGCGTACTTTGCGAAAGAATCGCCGTGAAGTACGCCTTTATCGAACGGGAGCACAAGCGCTGGCCGGCGTCGCTGCTGTGCGAGTTGCTGGAGGTCAGCCCGAGCGGGTATCACCAGCGGCGTCAGCGGGCTGCAGCGGGCCGGGAGAGGCACGGCCCGGTACGAATCAGCGACGATGCCGTGCTGGCCAACATCCGCGCGATCCATGCGCAGGTCAAGGGTGAGTACGGCTGGCCGCGCATGACGAAAGAACTGGTTGCACGTGGTGTGCGCGTGGGTAAGGAGCGGGTTCGCCATCTGATGGCACGGCACGGCATTCGTGCTCGGCACAAGCGCAAGTTCATCGCGACGACGAATTCGAACCATAACCTGCCGGTCGCGCCGAACTTGCTGAAGCGTAACTTCACGACGAGTGCGCCGAATCAGGTCTGGACGAGCGACATCACGTACTGCGCGACTGCAGAAGGCTGGGTTTATCTGGCGGTCATCATCGACCTGTTCAGCCGGCAGGTGGTGGGCTGGTCGATGCAGCCTCACATGAAGGCCGAGCTGGTCACTGACGCGCTGCGCATGGCATGGTTCAGACGGCGTCCGCCGCCGGGCCTGATCATGCACAGCGACCGGGGCAGCCAGTATTGCAGCGGGCTGTTTCAGGACACGCTGAAAGCATATGGCATGCGTTCGTCGATGAGCCGCCGTGGCGATTGCTGGGACAACGCGCCGACCGAAAGCTTGTGGGGTTCGCTGAAAGTCGGTCGCCTGCATGGTCGGCACTTCGCCACACGGCGCGCGGTGATGGACGAAATCGTTGATTGGCTGGGTTTCTACAATGCCCATCGGCTACACTCGACGCTCGATTACGTCAGCTCTATGACGTTCGAGAAGAACTGGCTCGCTGCCCACCGAGCCGCCTGA
- a CDS encoding IS110 family transposase, translated as MAIITVGIDLAKNVFAVHGVDETGKAMLIKPRVPRDQLATLIAQLPACLIGMEACSGAHHWARMFQRHGHTVKLMAPNLVAPYRMSGKRGKNDAADAAAICEAVTRPSMRFVPLKDEHQQATLCLHRTRQGFVEERTATYNRLRGLLWEFGVVLPQSPDKLRRYITEHLDTLPGWAKRSISDLLEHAGHIEDRLLEYDRAIAEIAREDARSKRLMQLRGIGPTTASALLASIGAGHDFRNGRQVAAWIGLTPGQYSSGGKARLGSITKAGDAYLRGLLVNGARAVIANLGEKQDRFSRWARTLVERRGYWRAAIAIAAKNARLAWAVLKYGDDFKLEPVAD; from the coding sequence ATGGCTATTATCACTGTCGGAATCGATCTTGCCAAGAATGTATTTGCCGTTCACGGTGTGGACGAGACCGGTAAGGCGATGCTGATCAAGCCGCGTGTTCCGCGCGATCAGCTGGCGACGTTGATCGCACAGTTGCCTGCGTGCCTCATTGGCATGGAAGCGTGCTCCGGCGCGCATCACTGGGCCCGCATGTTCCAGCGGCACGGCCATACGGTCAAGCTCATGGCGCCCAATCTTGTCGCGCCTTATCGCATGTCGGGCAAGCGCGGCAAGAACGACGCGGCGGATGCTGCTGCAATCTGCGAAGCGGTGACGCGCCCGAGCATGCGTTTTGTGCCGCTGAAGGACGAACATCAGCAGGCAACGCTTTGCCTGCATCGGACACGACAAGGTTTCGTCGAAGAGAGGACAGCGACCTACAACCGGTTGCGAGGCCTGCTCTGGGAATTCGGCGTGGTGCTGCCACAGAGCCCGGACAAATTGCGCAGGTACATCACGGAACATCTGGACACATTGCCTGGCTGGGCAAAGCGCAGTATCAGCGATCTGCTTGAGCATGCCGGCCATATCGAGGATCGCCTGCTCGAATACGACCGTGCGATCGCTGAGATCGCGCGTGAGGACGCGCGTAGCAAGAGGCTGATGCAGTTGCGCGGCATCGGCCCAACCACGGCAAGTGCGCTGCTCGCCAGTATTGGTGCCGGGCACGACTTCAGAAACGGCCGACAGGTGGCAGCCTGGATCGGACTTACGCCCGGTCAATATAGCAGCGGCGGTAAGGCGCGGCTGGGCAGCATTACGAAAGCAGGTGACGCCTATCTGCGCGGCCTGCTGGTCAACGGTGCCCGCGCTGTCATTGCTAACCTCGGCGAGAAACAGGATCGCTTCAGCCGATGGGCCCGAACCCTAGTCGAGCGCCGGGGCTACTGGCGGGCAGCCATCGCGATAGCCGCAAAGAACGCGAGATTGGCGTGGGCTGTGCTGAAATATGGTGATGACTTCAAGCTCGAACCAGTGGCAGACTGA
- a CDS encoding IS5 family transposase, which produces MKTTDRKGYPTDVSDEEWSFAAPYLTLMDVDAPQRKYELRDMFDALRWMARAGAPWRMLPNDFPPWELVYQQTQRWLQAGCFESMVSDLRSVIRVAQGRRGQPSAVILDGRTIQSTCESGPRAGYDGYKRKRGSKVHIAVDTLGQLLAVHVTPANEQERAQVAELARQVQQVTGRTVKVAFADQGYTGKEPAQAAFDEGIDLQVIKLEETKKGFVLLPRRWVVARSFGWLNRFRRLARDYERLPETLAGLHFVFAMLMLVHAVSVLQSS; this is translated from the coding sequence ATGAAAACAACCGACCGCAAAGGGTATCCGACTGATGTGTCGGATGAGGAATGGAGTTTCGCGGCGCCGTATCTGACGCTGATGGACGTTGACGCGCCCCAGCGCAAATACGAACTGCGCGACATGTTTGATGCATTGCGCTGGATGGCTCGTGCCGGCGCGCCGTGGAGGATGCTGCCCAATGATTTCCCGCCGTGGGAGCTGGTGTATCAGCAGACTCAACGCTGGTTGCAGGCTGGCTGCTTTGAGAGCATGGTGAGTGACCTGCGCTCGGTGATACGCGTGGCACAGGGCCGTCGGGGACAGCCCAGCGCGGTCATCCTCGATGGCCGCACGATACAGTCGACCTGCGAGAGCGGCCCGCGTGCGGGTTATGACGGTTATAAGCGCAAGCGCGGTAGTAAGGTACATATTGCAGTAGACACGCTGGGACAGTTGCTGGCGGTGCACGTGACCCCAGCCAATGAACAGGAGCGCGCACAGGTAGCGGAGCTTGCGCGGCAGGTCCAGCAGGTAACGGGACGAACGGTCAAGGTGGCATTTGCCGATCAGGGATACACGGGCAAAGAGCCAGCGCAGGCTGCGTTCGACGAGGGCATTGACCTTCAGGTGATCAAACTCGAAGAAACGAAAAAGGGTTTCGTTCTGCTCCCCCGCCGGTGGGTGGTCGCGCGCAGCTTTGGCTGGCTCAACCGTTTCCGGCGTCTCGCACGTGACTATGAACGGCTCCCCGAAACTCTCGCTGGGCTTCATTTCGTCTTCGCAATGCTCATGCTTGTCCACGCCGTGTCAGTACTTCAAAGTTCCTAA
- a CDS encoding IS5 family transposase codes for MKTTDRKGYPTDVSDEEWSFAAPYLTLMDVDAPQRKYELRDMFDALRWMARAGAPWRMLPNDFPPWELVYQQTQRWLQAGCFESMVSDLRSVIRVAQGRRGQPSAVILDGRTIQSTCESGPRAGYDGYKRKRGSKVHIAVDTLGQLLAVHVTPANEQERAQVAELARQVQQVTGRTVKVAFADQGYTGKEPAQAAFDEGIDLQVIKLEETKKGFVLLPRRWVVARSFGWLNRFRRLARDYERLPETLAGLHFVVFAMLMLVHAVSVLQSS; via the coding sequence ATGAAAACAACCGACCGCAAAGGGTATCCGACTGATGTGTCGGATGAGGAATGGAGTTTCGCGGCGCCGTATCTGACGCTGATGGACGTTGACGCGCCCCAGCGCAAATACGAACTGCGCGACATGTTTGATGCATTGCGCTGGATGGCTCGTGCCGGCGCGCCGTGGAGGATGCTGCCCAATGATTTCCCGCCGTGGGAGCTGGTGTATCAGCAGACTCAACGCTGGTTGCAGGCTGGCTGCTTTGAGAGCATGGTGAGTGACCTGCGCTCGGTGATACGCGTGGCACAGGGCCGTCGGGGACAGCCCAGCGCGGTCATCCTCGATGGCCGCACGATACAGTCGACCTGCGAGAGCGGCCCGCGTGCGGGTTATGACGGTTATAAGCGCAAGCGCGGTAGTAAGGTACATATTGCAGTAGACACGCTGGGACAGTTGCTGGCGGTGCACGTGACCCCAGCCAATGAACAGGAGCGCGCACAGGTAGCGGAGCTTGCGCGGCAGGTCCAGCAGGTAACGGGACGAACGGTCAAGGTGGCATTTGCCGATCAGGGATACACGGGCAAAGAGCCAGCGCAGGCTGCGTTCGACGAGGGCATTGACCTTCAGGTGATCAAACTCGAAGAAACGAAAAAGGGTTTCGTTCTGCTCCCCCGCCGGTGGGTGGTCGCGCGCAGCTTTGGCTGGCTCAACCGTTTCCGGCGTCTCGCACGTGACTATGAACGGCTCCCCGAAACTCTCGCTGGGCTTCATTTCGTCGTCTTCGCAATGCTTATGCTTGTCCACGCCGTGTCAGTACTTCAAAGTTCCTAA
- a CDS encoding DUF2165 family protein, giving the protein MTTIAMQIRTAALCWLGGLKLMRARHDGDATFLSARGWAISGLTLGFLTWQVIFMMIGGEWFGMWTSSHGTASKPLFCFFVTFLLVLIYLVMADDENGRPATPHRRSSEPGLNAAAVDQPSREGLHNSFSESWPFATCVVSAMRVCWQVGRLAF; this is encoded by the coding sequence ATGACCACGATTGCGATGCAGATACGGACGGCTGCCCTGTGCTGGTTGGGCGGGCTAAAGTTGATGCGTGCACGCCATGATGGCGATGCAACGTTCCTATCGGCCAGAGGGTGGGCCATTTCGGGACTTACGCTGGGTTTCCTGACGTGGCAAGTGATTTTCATGATGATCGGTGGCGAATGGTTTGGTATGTGGACGTCAAGCCATGGAACGGCCTCCAAACCGCTTTTTTGCTTTTTCGTGACATTCCTCCTCGTACTCATCTACTTGGTGATGGCAGACGACGAGAACGGTCGACCCGCTACACCGCACCGAAGATCCTCGGAGCCAGGCCTAAATGCAGCCGCTGTTGACCAACCTTCTAGGGAAGGTCTGCACAACTCGTTTTCAGAGAGTTGGCCGTTTGCCACTTGCGTCGTATCAGCCATGAGAGTCTGCTGGCAGGTTGGTCGCCTGGCTTTTTGA
- the cyoB gene encoding cytochrome o ubiquinol oxidase subunit I, whose product MFGKLTLDAMPFDQPIIMGASVFMALVVLGVFWLVTLQGKWKYLWVEWLTSVDHKRIGVMYMIVAVLMLVRGFADAVMMRLQQAVAFNSPGYLPPDHFDQIFTAHGVIMIFFMAMALMVGFFNLVVPLQIGARDVAFPFLNSLSFWLTAVSAVLINLSLVAGEFAKVGWLAYPPLSELKFSPGVGVDYYIWAIQLSGVGTLMSGVNFFVTIIKMRAPGMSLMKMPVFTWTALCSNVLIMATFPILTVAVALLGLDRYIGTHFFTNELGGNAMLYLNLIWAWGHPEVYILVLPAFGIYSEVMATFCKKPLFGYRTMVYASCAIMLLSFLVWAHHFFTMGSGADVNAFFGIATMIIAIPTGVKIFNWLFTMYWGRVQFAAPVFWTIGFVVTFSIGGMTGVMMAIPGADFVLHNSLFLVAHFHNAIIGGVVFGYLAGLQYWFPKVFGVKPDDKLGKASFWCWFVGFYVAFVPVYVLGFMGATRRTNHYDVAEWQPYFIVAALGAAIIAVGILLQVLLWVMAFVNRNEAECKDMTGDPWDGRTLEWATSSPPAVYNFALIPQVEDIDAFAYMKEAGRGLGLASKYVDIHMPSNTSAGFFTGMCSLVLGFAAVWHIAWLALLGFIGIVLTIIIKSFDKNDGYYIPAAMVREIEERRFGTRVPMGINGPVAEEAY is encoded by the coding sequence ATGTTCGGAAAACTCACATTAGACGCGATGCCGTTCGATCAGCCCATCATCATGGGGGCGTCGGTGTTCATGGCGCTTGTTGTCCTCGGCGTGTTCTGGCTGGTCACCTTACAAGGTAAGTGGAAGTACCTCTGGGTCGAGTGGCTCACGAGCGTGGACCACAAGCGCATCGGCGTCATGTACATGATCGTGGCCGTGCTCATGTTGGTGCGCGGCTTTGCCGACGCCGTAATGATGCGCCTTCAACAGGCCGTCGCGTTCAATTCGCCAGGCTATCTGCCGCCGGATCACTTCGACCAGATCTTCACGGCGCATGGCGTCATCATGATCTTCTTCATGGCGATGGCGCTCATGGTAGGCTTCTTCAATCTCGTCGTGCCATTGCAGATCGGCGCGCGCGACGTGGCGTTTCCGTTCCTGAACTCGCTTTCATTCTGGTTGACCGCAGTCAGCGCGGTGTTGATCAATCTGTCCCTCGTAGCTGGCGAATTCGCGAAGGTCGGCTGGCTCGCGTATCCGCCGCTTTCCGAGCTGAAATTTAGTCCTGGCGTTGGAGTGGACTACTATATATGGGCGATCCAGCTCTCGGGTGTCGGCACCTTGATGTCGGGCGTGAACTTCTTTGTCACAATCATCAAGATGCGCGCGCCGGGGATGTCGCTCATGAAGATGCCCGTGTTCACATGGACGGCGCTCTGCTCGAATGTCCTCATCATGGCGACGTTTCCCATTCTCACGGTCGCGGTAGCGCTGCTCGGCCTCGATCGTTATATTGGCACGCACTTCTTCACGAACGAACTTGGTGGCAACGCCATGCTGTACTTGAACCTGATTTGGGCGTGGGGCCACCCCGAAGTGTATATTCTGGTGCTGCCCGCTTTCGGCATCTATTCGGAAGTGATGGCTACCTTCTGCAAGAAGCCGCTATTCGGTTACAGGACGATGGTCTACGCATCGTGCGCGATCATGTTACTTTCGTTTCTTGTTTGGGCGCACCACTTCTTTACCATGGGCTCAGGCGCCGACGTCAACGCATTTTTCGGCATCGCCACAATGATTATCGCGATTCCAACCGGCGTCAAGATCTTCAATTGGCTATTCACGATGTATTGGGGGCGCGTTCAATTCGCCGCGCCCGTGTTCTGGACTATCGGTTTCGTGGTGACGTTCTCTATCGGTGGCATGACCGGCGTGATGATGGCGATCCCGGGCGCGGACTTTGTGCTGCACAATTCGCTTTTCTTGGTCGCTCATTTTCATAACGCCATCATTGGCGGTGTGGTGTTTGGCTATTTAGCTGGCCTGCAGTACTGGTTTCCGAAGGTGTTCGGTGTCAAGCCCGATGACAAGCTCGGCAAGGCGTCGTTCTGGTGCTGGTTCGTCGGCTTTTATGTGGCCTTCGTACCTGTTTATGTGCTCGGCTTCATGGGCGCGACGCGCCGCACAAATCACTATGATGTGGCTGAATGGCAACCATACTTCATCGTTGCGGCGCTCGGCGCAGCGATCATCGCGGTGGGGATCCTGTTACAGGTTCTGCTGTGGGTGATGGCATTCGTGAACCGCAACGAGGCCGAGTGCAAGGATATGACAGGCGATCCATGGGATGGGCGCACGCTCGAATGGGCAACTTCCTCACCGCCGGCGGTCTACAACTTCGCTCTCATTCCGCAAGTGGAGGACATTGACGCCTTCGCGTACATGAAAGAAGCGGGCCGCGGCCTTGGGCTGGCGTCAAAGTACGTGGACATCCATATGCCATCCAATACGTCGGCGGGTTTTTTCACAGGGATGTGCAGCTTGGTGCTGGGTTTCGCGGCCGTATGGCACATCGCGTGGCTCGCTTTGCTAGGTTTCATCGGGATCGTCCTCACGATCATCATAAAGAGCTTCGACAAGAACGACGGATATTACATTCCCGCGGCGATGGTCCGTGAGATCGAAGAACGGCGGTTTGGCACCAGAGTCCCGATGGGCATTAACGGTCCAGTCGCCGAGGAGGCTTACTGA